In uncultured Bacteroides sp., the following proteins share a genomic window:
- a CDS encoding ATP-binding protein gives MKIPKTIKKRDGYIARIVPFMRKPLIKVLTGQRRVGKSYLLFQLMEQVQSEESDAHIIYINREDMEFDFMRTAVDLNNYILANRKEGVRNYIFIDEIQDIAEFEKALRSLLLDESNDIYITGSNARLLSGELATYLSGRYVEFKVYSLAYTEFLQFHELENNAASYDLYTRYGGLPYLINLELNDDVANEYLKSIYSTIVFRDVVSRYNLRNTVFLEKLIQFLSENIGSLFSAKNISDYLKSQQTQISVNQIQHYVEYLTNAFLIHRVGRYDLVGKRFFEIGEKYYFENMGVRNIIIGYHLQDRAKILENIVYNHLLYRGYTIKVGVSGSSEIDFVCEKGAEKLYVQVTLKLDSETTIEREFGNLLKVQDNYPKIVVSEDDFRGNSYEGIKHVFIRDFLMTY, from the coding sequence ATGAAAATTCCTAAGACTATTAAAAAGAGGGACGGCTATATAGCACGTATTGTTCCGTTTATGAGAAAACCGCTGATTAAAGTATTGACGGGTCAACGGCGCGTGGGGAAAAGCTATTTGTTGTTTCAGTTGATGGAACAAGTGCAGAGCGAGGAATCTGATGCTCATATAATTTATATTAACCGGGAGGATATGGAATTCGACTTTATGCGAACGGCTGTGGATTTGAACAATTATATTCTTGCTAATAGAAAAGAAGGGGTGCGCAATTATATCTTTATTGATGAGATTCAGGATATAGCGGAGTTTGAAAAGGCCCTGCGCTCTTTGTTGCTGGATGAAAGCAATGATATTTATATAACGGGAAGCAATGCCAGGCTGCTTTCGGGCGAACTGGCTACCTACTTAAGTGGCAGGTATGTGGAGTTTAAAGTGTATAGTTTAGCGTATACTGAGTTTCTCCAGTTTCATGAACTGGAAAATAATGCTGCAAGCTATGATTTATATACCAGATATGGAGGATTACCTTATTTGATTAATCTGGAACTGAATGATGATGTGGCCAATGAATATCTGAAGAGTATCTATTCAACCATCGTGTTCCGGGATGTGGTGAGTCGTTACAATCTTCGGAATACTGTTTTCCTGGAAAAGCTTATTCAGTTTCTTTCGGAAAATATCGGTTCGCTGTTTTCAGCAAAGAATATCAGTGATTACCTGAAATCACAACAGACTCAGATTTCTGTCAACCAAATCCAGCATTATGTGGAATACCTGACAAATGCATTCCTGATTCACAGGGTGGGAAGGTATGATTTGGTTGGTAAACGTTTCTTTGAAATTGGTGAGAAGTATTATTTCGAGAACATGGGTGTCAGAAATATTATTATCGGGTACCACTTGCAAGACAGAGCTAAGATTCTTGAAAATATTGTTTATAATCATCTTCTATATCGGGGGTATACTATAAAAGTGGGTGTGTCTGGTTCCTCGGAAATTGATTTTGTTTGTGAGAAGGGGGCAGAGAAGCTTTATGTGCAAGTAACCTTAAAGCTGGATAGCGAAACAACGATTGAACGGGAATTTGGCAACCTGCTTAAAGTTCAGGATAACTACCCCAAAATTGTAGTTAGTGAAGATGATTTTCGTGGGAACAGCTATGAAGGAATAAAGCATGTGTTTATAAGGGATTTTTTAATGACTTATTGA